The proteins below come from a single Apium graveolens cultivar Ventura unplaced genomic scaffold, ASM990537v1 ctg9205, whole genome shotgun sequence genomic window:
- the LOC141705660 gene encoding amino acid transporter AVT6C-like isoform X5 → MQISVIDFARSVLGLEKPNSSKFDARTLDHVVIFMPEGRSAKMARQRGCIIRKPAGQTSSLGSTARMVWHPLVEHSSFRSFVYSNIHFTTTSFVPSISVLLALVFVGICSGMAISALLEGKTNTPKLIPQLDNRASFFNLFASSPVTVTTFTFHFNVHIIGGALREASDMTSVVRISLVLCSGIYFTIGIFGYLLFGDSIMADILVNFDQGCQKLKLPL, encoded by the exons GTGTTGGGTCTAGAAAAGCCAAACAGTTCAAAATTTGATGCTCGGACACTAGATCATGTTGTAATTTTTATGCCAGAG GGAAGAAGTGCTAAAATGGCAAGGCAAAG GGGATGTATTATCAGGAAACCAGCCGGACAGACCAGTTCACTTGGGAGTACTGCAAGAATGGTTTGGCATCCACTGGTGGAACACTCGAGCTTTCGCTCTTTTGTTTACTCTAAtattcatttcactaccactaGTTTTGTTCCGTCGA TATCAGTTCTGTTAGCATTGGTGTTTGTGGGGATATGCTCAGGAATGGCAATCTCAGCACTCTTAGAAGGCAAAACAAATACACCAAAGCTCATACCTCAGTTGGACAATCGAGCCTCCTTCTTTAACCTCTTCGCTTCATCTCCAGTCACCGTCACTACATTCACTTTTCACTTCAATG TTCATATTATTGGAGGGGCGCTTAGGGAAGCATCAGATATGACCTCAGTTGTTCGAATTTCTCTAGTACTTTGCTCAGGAATCTACTTTACCATTGGGATCTTCGGATACCTGTTGTTTGGGGATTCCATTATGGCAGACATACTTGTAAATTTTGATCAGGGTTGCCAGAAGTTAAAGCTACCCTTGTGA
- the LOC141705660 gene encoding amino acid transporter AVT6C-like isoform X4, giving the protein MQISVIDFARSVLGLEKPNSSKFDARTLDHVVIFMPEGRSAKMARQRGCIIRKPAGQTSSLGSTARMVWHPLVEHSSFRSFVYSNIHFTTTSFVPSKSLRFCSAVSVLLALVFVGICSGMAISALLEGKTNTPKLIPQLDNRASFFNLFASSPVTVTTFTFHFNVHIIGGALREASDMTSVVRISLVLCSGIYFTIGIFGYLLFGDSIMADILVNFDQGCQKLKLPL; this is encoded by the exons GTGTTGGGTCTAGAAAAGCCAAACAGTTCAAAATTTGATGCTCGGACACTAGATCATGTTGTAATTTTTATGCCAGAG GGAAGAAGTGCTAAAATGGCAAGGCAAAG GGGATGTATTATCAGGAAACCAGCCGGACAGACCAGTTCACTTGGGAGTACTGCAAGAATGGTTTGGCATCCACTGGTGGAACACTCGAGCTTTCGCTCTTTTGTTTACTCTAAtattcatttcactaccactaGTTTTGTTCCGTCGA AATCATTAAGGTTTTGTTCAGCAGTATCAGTTCTGTTAGCATTGGTGTTTGTGGGGATATGCTCAGGAATGGCAATCTCAGCACTCTTAGAAGGCAAAACAAATACACCAAAGCTCATACCTCAGTTGGACAATCGAGCCTCCTTCTTTAACCTCTTCGCTTCATCTCCAGTCACCGTCACTACATTCACTTTTCACTTCAATG TTCATATTATTGGAGGGGCGCTTAGGGAAGCATCAGATATGACCTCAGTTGTTCGAATTTCTCTAGTACTTTGCTCAGGAATCTACTTTACCATTGGGATCTTCGGATACCTGTTGTTTGGGGATTCCATTATGGCAGACATACTTGTAAATTTTGATCAGGGTTGCCAGAAGTTAAAGCTACCCTTGTGA
- the LOC141705660 gene encoding amino acid transporter AVT6C-like isoform X6, with protein sequence MLVQVLDGSDDMLVRHLIREEVLKWQGKGDVLSGNQPDRPVHLGVLQEWFGIHWWNTRAFALLFTLIFISLPLVLFRRVESLRFCSAVSVLLALVFVGICSGMAISALLEGKTNTPKLIPQLDNRASFFNLFASSPVTVTTFTFHFNVHIIGGALREASDMTSVVRISLVLCSGIYFTIGIFGYLLFGDSIMADILVNFDQGCQKLKLPL encoded by the exons ATGCTTGTCCAGGTATTGGATGGTTCTGACGATATGTTGGTTCGACATCTTATCAGGGAAGAAGTGCTAAAATGGCAAGGCAAAG GGGATGTATTATCAGGAAACCAGCCGGACAGACCAGTTCACTTGGGAGTACTGCAAGAATGGTTTGGCATCCACTGGTGGAACACTCGAGCTTTCGCTCTTTTGTTTACTCTAAtattcatttcactaccactaGTTTTGTTCCGTCGAGTAG AATCATTAAGGTTTTGTTCAGCAGTATCAGTTCTGTTAGCATTGGTGTTTGTGGGGATATGCTCAGGAATGGCAATCTCAGCACTCTTAGAAGGCAAAACAAATACACCAAAGCTCATACCTCAGTTGGACAATCGAGCCTCCTTCTTTAACCTCTTCGCTTCATCTCCAGTCACCGTCACTACATTCACTTTTCACTTCAATG TTCATATTATTGGAGGGGCGCTTAGGGAAGCATCAGATATGACCTCAGTTGTTCGAATTTCTCTAGTACTTTGCTCAGGAATCTACTTTACCATTGGGATCTTCGGATACCTGTTGTTTGGGGATTCCATTATGGCAGACATACTTGTAAATTTTGATCAGGGTTGCCAGAAGTTAAAGCTACCCTTGTGA